From Acidovorax sp. FHTAMBA, one genomic window encodes:
- a CDS encoding ABC transporter ATP-binding protein: MSTLATKDLTIRFGGHVAVNAVTCSFEPGTLTAIVGPNGAGKTTYFNLISGQLRASSGTVTLGGQDITSQSVSARTHAGLGRAFQLTNLFPNLSVLENVRLAVQATKEGKHRGGLNLWSIWSDHTALTQRARAILQAVAMNDRADTPVASLPHGDQRKLEVALLMALEPQVYMFDEPTAGMSHDEAPVILNLIRELKKDKTKIILLVEHKMDVVRELADRIIVLTNGTLVADGPPAEVIASSVVQEAYLGVSKDAEKEAA, encoded by the coding sequence ATGAGCACCTTGGCCACCAAGGACTTGACCATCCGCTTCGGCGGCCACGTGGCGGTGAATGCCGTGACCTGCTCGTTCGAGCCCGGCACGCTGACCGCCATCGTGGGCCCCAACGGCGCTGGCAAGACCACCTACTTCAACCTTATCTCTGGCCAGCTGCGTGCGAGCAGCGGCACCGTCACGCTGGGCGGGCAGGACATCACCAGCCAGTCCGTGTCGGCCCGCACGCACGCGGGCCTGGGCCGGGCGTTCCAGCTCACCAACCTGTTTCCCAATCTCAGCGTGCTGGAAAACGTGCGCCTGGCCGTCCAGGCCACGAAAGAGGGCAAGCACCGCGGCGGGCTGAACCTGTGGAGCATCTGGAGTGACCACACCGCGCTCACCCAGCGCGCCCGCGCCATCCTGCAGGCGGTGGCGATGAACGACCGCGCCGACACCCCCGTGGCCAGCCTGCCCCACGGCGACCAGCGCAAGCTGGAAGTAGCCCTGCTCATGGCACTGGAGCCGCAGGTCTACATGTTTGACGAGCCCACGGCCGGCATGAGCCACGACGAGGCGCCCGTGATCCTGAACCTGATCCGCGAGCTCAAGAAAGACAAGACCAAGATCATCCTGCTGGTGGAGCACAAGATGGACGTGGTGCGCGAGCTCGCCGACCGCATCATCGTGCTGACCAACGGCACCCTGGTGGCCGATGGCCCGCCGGCGGAGGTGATTGCATCGTCCGTGGTGCAGGAAGCCTACCTGGGCGTCAGCAAGGACGCAGAGAAGGAGGCCGCATGA
- a CDS encoding ABC transporter ATP-binding protein: MSSANLLELKGVHTHIGAYHILHGVDLAVPKGQLTMLLGRNGAGKTTTLRTIMGLWHASKGSIHFGGKDITALNTPQIAGMNIAYVPENMGIFADLTVKENMLLAARSASNAAQMDTARLEWIFKLFPAVEKFWNHPAGKLSGGQKQMLAVSRAIVEPRELLIVDEPSKGLAPAIINNMIEAFDQLKMSGVTILLVEQNINFAKRLGDTVAVMDNGQVVHAGSMAALAQDEELQRSLLGLAL, encoded by the coding sequence ATGAGCTCGGCCAATCTCCTCGAACTCAAGGGCGTGCACACGCACATCGGCGCGTACCACATCCTGCATGGCGTGGACCTGGCTGTACCCAAAGGGCAGCTCACCATGCTGCTGGGCCGCAACGGCGCGGGCAAGACGACCACGCTGCGCACCATCATGGGCCTGTGGCATGCGTCCAAGGGCAGCATCCACTTTGGCGGCAAAGACATCACCGCGCTCAACACGCCCCAGATCGCGGGCATGAACATCGCCTATGTGCCCGAGAACATGGGCATCTTTGCTGACCTCACCGTCAAGGAAAACATGCTGCTGGCCGCCCGCAGCGCCAGCAACGCCGCGCAGATGGATACCGCGCGGCTTGAGTGGATCTTCAAGCTCTTCCCTGCGGTGGAGAAGTTCTGGAACCACCCGGCCGGCAAGCTCAGCGGCGGGCAAAAACAGATGCTGGCCGTGAGCCGCGCCATCGTGGAGCCGCGCGAGCTGCTCATCGTGGACGAGCCCAGCAAGGGCCTGGCCCCCGCGATCATCAACAACATGATCGAAGCGTTTGACCAGCTCAAAATGAGCGGCGTGACGATCTTGCTGGTGGAGCAGAACATCAATTTCGCCAAGCGGCTCGGGGATACCGTGGCCGTGATGGACAACGGCCAGGTGGTGCATGCAGGCAGCATGGCCGCACTGGCGCAGGACGAAGAGCTGCAGCGCTCGCTGCTGGGGTTGGCACTATGA
- a CDS encoding branched-chain amino acid ABC transporter permease translates to MNISRDFDWKPLALVPALALLVLPFIGSPSTWLTLTVAGLAMGMIIFIIASGLTLVFGLMDVLNFGHGVFIALGAFVATSVLGAMGDYTQSADLWRNLLAVLPAMLVAMAVAGSVGLAFERFIVRPVYGQHLKQILITMGGMIIGEELIKVIWGPAQIPLPLPEGMRGSLLVGDAAIEKYRLIAVVVGLVVFGVLAWTLSRTKVGLLIRAGVQDREMVESLGYRIRRLFVGVFVVGSALAGLGGVMWGLYQQNVIPQMGAQVNVLIFIVIIIGGLGSTGGALIGALLVGLMANYTGFLAPKVALFSNIALMVAILLWRPQGVYPVTNR, encoded by the coding sequence ATGAACATCTCCCGCGATTTCGACTGGAAGCCCCTGGCGCTGGTGCCCGCACTTGCGCTGCTGGTGCTGCCCTTCATCGGTTCGCCCAGCACCTGGCTCACGCTCACGGTGGCGGGGCTGGCCATGGGCATGATCATCTTCATCATCGCCTCGGGCCTTACGCTGGTGTTTGGCCTGATGGACGTGCTGAACTTCGGCCACGGCGTGTTCATCGCTTTAGGCGCCTTTGTGGCCACCAGCGTGCTGGGCGCCATGGGCGACTACACGCAAAGCGCCGACCTGTGGCGCAACCTGCTCGCAGTGCTGCCGGCCATGCTGGTGGCCATGGCGGTGGCGGGCTCCGTGGGCCTGGCGTTCGAGCGCTTCATCGTGCGGCCCGTGTACGGCCAGCATCTGAAGCAGATCCTCATCACCATGGGCGGCATGATCATTGGTGAAGAACTCATCAAGGTCATCTGGGGCCCTGCGCAGATCCCGCTGCCGCTGCCCGAGGGCATGCGCGGCTCGCTGCTGGTGGGTGATGCCGCCATCGAAAAATACCGCCTGATCGCCGTGGTGGTGGGCCTGGTGGTCTTCGGCGTGCTGGCCTGGACGCTTTCGCGCACCAAGGTGGGCCTGCTCATCCGCGCCGGCGTGCAGGACCGTGAAATGGTCGAAAGCCTGGGCTACCGCATCCGCCGCCTGTTCGTGGGCGTGTTCGTGGTCGGCTCGGCGCTGGCCGGCCTGGGCGGCGTGATGTGGGGGCTGTACCAGCAGAACGTGATTCCGCAGATGGGTGCGCAGGTCAACGTGCTGATCTTCATCGTGATCATCATCGGCGGGCTAGGCAGCACCGGCGGCGCCCTGATCGGCGCGCTGCTGGTCGGCCTGATGGCCAACTACACCGGCTTCCTGGCGCCCAAGGTGGCGCTGTTCTCGAACATCGCCCTCATGGTCGCCATCCTGCTGTGGCGTCCGCAAGGTGTCTACCCTGTCACGAACCGTTGA